In Silene latifolia isolate original U9 population chromosome 3, ASM4854445v1, whole genome shotgun sequence, a single window of DNA contains:
- the LOC141648442 gene encoding putative acetyltransferase At3g50280 → MELISEYFVKPKHEVQASKDPIYLNALEICMLGMYPIQKGLLYNYPIDQSPSKTLLNLLDTLKESLSIALVHFYPLAGRFVTETFTDERACSVFIDCNKGPGARLTHVVAPGVTKSDILTPNHLVPSIVKKFFDFGEIYVNHDCHTRPLLSIQVTQLVDGVFIGFTISHCVVDGTSFMHFLSMLSEIFSSLSTTGKSLGISRVPIYDHGPPIKLPYLGLEEVLRKREANPPKDLVFNLSSKSLAKIKAEANNNQEGSISNLSSFQALISLIWRAITRARNISADQETACSIAINARSRVDPPLSDNYFGNYVAQVKVICKVGELLTHDLGWAARRLSDGIKTRDNKSIRDSLELIGNLIATPGFLSMSLAEFLGSNSVVLGGSTRFDMYGLEFGLGRAVAIRMGPGNKYDGKVNVSQGCEGGGSVDLEVSLEENMVALQKDHEFMTFVS, encoded by the coding sequence atgGAGTTAATTTCAGAATACTTTGTGAAACCAAAGCATGAAGTGCAAGCATCAAAAGATCCTATTTACTTAAATGCACTTGAAATATGCATGTTAGGGATGTATCCTATACAAAAAGGTCTACTTTACAATTACCCAATTGATCAATCACCTTCTAAAACACTCCTTAATCTCCTAGATACCCTAAAAGAGTCTCTTTCGATTGCCCTAGTCCATTTCTACCCATTAGCTGGTCGCTTTGTCACTGAAACTTTTACAGATGAACGCGCTTGTAGCGTGTTTATTGATTGTAATAAAGGTCCTGGGGCACGACTAACTCATGTAGTTGCCCCTGGTGTGACTAAATCGGATATCCTTACTCCGAATCATCTTGTGCCAAGTATTGTTAAAAAATTCTTCGATTTTGGAGAAATATATGTAAATCATGATTGTCACACCAGGCCTTTATTGTCTATCCAAGTTACACAACTTGTAGATGGGGTTTTTATCGGGTTTACAATTAGCCATTGTGTCGTGGATGGCACTTCTTTTATGCATTTTCTTAGCATGTTGTCTGAAATATTTAGTTCCTTAAGTACAACTGGGAAATCATTGGGAATTTCGAGAGTACCCATATATGACCACGGTCCGCCCATCAAATTGCCATATCTTGGGCTTGAGGAGGTCCTAAGAAAACGGGAGGCAAACCCGCCAAAGGACCTAGTCTTCAACTTGTCATCTAAATCGTTGGCAAAGATAAAAGCCGAGGCGAATAATAATCAAGAAGGCTCGATTTCAAACTTATCTTCATTTCAAGCCTTAATTTCGCTTATATGGAGGGCGATAACAAGGGCTCGTAATATATCAGCAGACCAAGAAACGGCTTGTAGTATAGCTATCAATGCTCGTTCTCGGGTCGACCCACCTTTATCCGATAATTACTTTGGGAATTATGTAGCCCAAGTTAAGGTGATTTGCAAGGTAGGAGAATTGTTAACCCATGACTTGGGCTGGGCCGCAAGGCGTTTAAGTGACGGAATCAAAACCCGAGATAATAAATCCATCCGGGATAGTTTGGAATTGATTGGTAATCTTATTGCGACCCCCGGCTTTCTTAGTATGTCACTGGCTGAATTTCTTGGATCTAACAGTGTGGTGTTAGGAGGGTCGACTAGGTTCGATATGTATGGGCTTGAATTTGGGCTTGGTAGGGCCGTAGCTATCCGTATGGGCCCAGGAAATAAGTATGATGGGAAAGTAAATGTAAGCCAAGGTTGTGAAGGTGGTGGAAGTGTGGATTTGGAAGTATCTCTTGAAGAAAATATGGTAGCCCTTCAAAAAGACCATGAGTTCATGACTTTTGTTTCTTGA